In the Pseudomonas sp. DTU_2021_1001937_2_SI_NGA_ILE_001 genome, one interval contains:
- a CDS encoding amino acid aminotransferase translates to MFAHVESYAGDPILSLMETFGKDPRTDKVNLSIGLYYDAVGHIPRLDTAVRAQHEIDAGEQSACVYLPMEGLAPYRKAVQNLLFGEGHALLAAGRVATIQTVGGSGALKVGADFLKYAYPNSQVWVSDPTWENHIALFAGAGFKVNSYPYFDKRTGGVDFDAMLATLRGLPAHSIVLLHPCCHNPTGADLTPAQWDQVVEVVKGNELIAFLDIAYQGFGKGMEQDAYAIRAMAQSGAATVVSNSFSKIFSLYGERVGGLSIVCENAELADRVLGQLKATVRRNYSSPPVHGAQIVARVLNSPALRQDWLAEVEAMRLRIIEMRQRLVSVLANKVPQRDFSFILEQNGMFSYTGLTGEQVDELRDKYGVYLVRSGRMCLAGLNESNVDKVADAIASLFA, encoded by the coding sequence ATGTTTGCCCACGTGGAGTCGTACGCCGGTGACCCGATCCTTTCGCTGATGGAGACCTTCGGCAAGGACCCTCGCACCGACAAGGTCAACCTCAGCATCGGCCTGTATTACGACGCCGTGGGGCATATTCCGCGTCTGGACACCGCCGTGCGTGCCCAGCACGAAATCGATGCGGGCGAGCAGAGTGCCTGCGTGTACCTGCCCATGGAGGGCCTGGCGCCGTATCGCAAGGCCGTGCAGAACCTGCTGTTTGGCGAAGGTCACGCACTGCTCGCCGCCGGCCGCGTGGCGACCATCCAGACCGTCGGCGGCTCCGGCGCCTTGAAGGTCGGCGCGGACTTCCTCAAGTACGCCTACCCGAACTCCCAGGTGTGGGTCAGCGACCCGACCTGGGAAAACCACATCGCGCTGTTCGCCGGTGCCGGTTTCAAGGTCAACAGCTACCCGTATTTCGACAAGCGCACCGGCGGCGTCGACTTCGACGCCATGCTCGCCACCCTGCGCGGCCTGCCGGCGCACAGCATCGTGCTGCTGCACCCGTGCTGCCACAACCCTACCGGTGCCGACCTGACGCCCGCGCAGTGGGATCAGGTGGTCGAGGTGGTCAAGGGCAATGAACTGATCGCGTTTCTCGACATCGCCTACCAGGGCTTCGGCAAGGGCATGGAACAGGACGCCTACGCGATCCGTGCCATGGCGCAGTCCGGCGCCGCCACGGTGGTCAGCAACTCCTTCTCGAAGATCTTCTCGCTGTACGGCGAGCGCGTGGGTGGCCTGTCCATCGTCTGCGAGAACGCCGAACTGGCCGATCGCGTGCTGGGGCAACTGAAGGCCACCGTGCGCCGCAACTACTCCAGCCCGCCCGTACACGGCGCGCAGATCGTCGCGCGGGTGCTCAATAGCCCGGCGCTGCGCCAGGACTGGCTGGCCGAGGTAGAGGCCATGCGCCTGCGCATCATCGAGATGCGCCAGCGTCTGGTGAGCGTGCTGGCCAACAAGGTGCCGCAGCGTGACTTCAGCTTCATCCTCGAACAGAACGGCATGTTCAGCTACACCGGCCTGACCGGCGAACAGGTCGATGAGCTGCGCGACAAGTACGGCGTTTACCTGGTGCGCAGCGGGCGCATGTGCCTGGCGGGCCTGAACGAGAGCAACGTCGACAAGGTCGCCGACGCCATCGCCAGCCTGTTCGCCTGA
- a CDS encoding VOC family protein produces MKFGYTIIYVPDVSASLAFFSQAFGLSTRFLHESGTYGELETGATALAFAANELAALNFDTGHVAAHASEKPLGVEIGLVTDDVPAAHARALQAGATELAAPLTKPWGQTVSYVRCPDGTLVELCSPIG; encoded by the coding sequence ATGAAATTCGGCTACACCATCATCTACGTCCCGGACGTCAGCGCCTCGCTGGCGTTCTTCTCCCAGGCCTTCGGCCTGTCCACCCGCTTTCTGCACGAGTCCGGTACCTACGGTGAGTTGGAAACCGGCGCGACCGCACTGGCGTTCGCGGCCAACGAGCTGGCGGCACTTAACTTCGACACCGGCCATGTCGCCGCGCATGCCTCCGAGAAGCCGCTGGGCGTGGAGATCGGCCTGGTCACCGACGACGTTCCGGCCGCCCATGCCCGTGCGTTGCAGGCTGGCGCTACCGAACTGGCGGCGCCGCTGACCAAGCCCTGGGGGCAGACCGTGTCCTACGTGCGTTGCCCGGATGGCACCCTGGTAGAGCTCTGTTCACCCATCGGATGA
- the hisB gene encoding imidazoleglycerol-phosphate dehydratase HisB: MAERKASVERNTLETQIKVSINLDGTGKARFDIGVPFLEHMLDQIARHGLIDLDIECKGDLEIDDHHTVEDVGITLGQAFAKAVGDKKGIRRYGHSYVPLDEALSRVVIDFSGRPGLQMHVPYTRAVVGRFDVDLFQEFFQGFVNHALVTLHIDNLRGVNTHHQIETVFKAFGRALRMAVELDERMAGQMPSTKGVL, from the coding sequence ATGGCCGAACGTAAGGCATCCGTCGAGCGCAACACGCTGGAAACCCAGATCAAGGTCTCGATCAACCTGGATGGCACCGGAAAGGCCCGATTCGATATCGGGGTTCCCTTCCTTGAGCACATGCTCGACCAGATCGCCCGGCACGGGCTGATCGACCTGGATATCGAATGCAAGGGCGACCTGGAAATCGACGACCACCATACCGTGGAAGACGTCGGCATCACCCTGGGCCAGGCCTTTGCCAAGGCCGTGGGTGACAAGAAGGGCATTCGTCGCTACGGGCATTCCTATGTGCCGCTGGACGAAGCCCTGTCGCGGGTGGTCATCGACTTCTCGGGCCGTCCTGGCTTGCAGATGCACGTCCCCTACACCCGTGCGGTGGTGGGGCGTTTCGATGTGGACCTGTTCCAGGAGTTCTTCCAGGGCTTCGTCAACCACGCGCTGGTGACCCTGCACATCGACAACCTGCGTGGCGTCAACACCCACCACCAGATCGAAACCGTGTTCAAGGCCTTCGGTCGCGCACTGCGCATGGCCGTCGAGCTGGACGAGCGTATGGCCGGGCAGATGCCGTCGACCAAGGGTGTGCTCTGA
- the hisH gene encoding imidazole glycerol phosphate synthase subunit HisH, whose protein sequence is MQTVAVIDYGMGNLHSVAKALEHVGAGKVLISSDAQVIREADRIVFPGVGAIRDCMAEIRRLGFDSLVREVSKDRPFLGICVGMQALLERSEENDGVDCIGLFPGQVKFFGKDLVEDGEHLKVPHMGWNQVSQAVDHPLWHDIPDQARFYFVHSYFIQAGKPGQIVGRGHYGVDFAAALADGSRFAVQFHPEKSHTHGLQLLQNFVAWDGRW, encoded by the coding sequence ATGCAGACCGTCGCAGTCATCGATTACGGCATGGGCAACCTGCACTCGGTTGCCAAGGCCCTTGAGCATGTCGGTGCCGGCAAGGTGCTGATCAGCAGTGACGCGCAGGTGATCCGCGAGGCCGACCGCATCGTGTTTCCCGGCGTGGGGGCGATCCGCGACTGCATGGCCGAGATCCGCCGCCTGGGCTTCGACAGCCTGGTCCGGGAGGTCAGCAAGGACCGTCCCTTCCTGGGCATCTGCGTGGGCATGCAGGCACTGCTGGAGCGCAGCGAGGAAAACGACGGCGTCGACTGCATCGGCCTGTTCCCTGGCCAGGTGAAGTTCTTCGGCAAGGACCTGGTCGAGGACGGCGAGCACCTGAAGGTGCCGCACATGGGCTGGAACCAGGTCAGCCAGGCCGTCGACCACCCGCTGTGGCATGACATTCCCGACCAGGCGCGTTTCTATTTCGTGCACAGCTATTTCATCCAGGCGGGCAAGCCCGGCCAGATCGTGGGTCGTGGCCACTATGGCGTGGACTTCGCAGCGGCCCTGGCCGACGGCTCGCGCTTCGCCGTGCAGTTCCACCCCGAGAAAAGCCATACCCACGGCCTGCAGTTGCTGCAGAACTTCGTGGCGTGGGACGGCCGCTGGTAA
- a CDS encoding DUF2164 domain-containing protein has translation MSRSKARAPILTLTAEQEQDATRKLQRLFAERFELQLGSFEVAEVLELFAREIAPHYYNRAIFDAQQLLRERVESLESDLWALEKD, from the coding sequence ATGAGCCGTAGCAAGGCCCGTGCGCCGATCCTGACCCTGACCGCCGAGCAGGAGCAGGACGCGACCCGCAAGCTGCAGCGCCTGTTCGCCGAGCGCTTCGAGCTGCAGTTGGGGTCGTTCGAGGTGGCCGAGGTCCTGGAACTGTTCGCCCGCGAAATCGCGCCGCACTACTACAACCGGGCGATCTTCGATGCCCAGCAGTTGCTCAGGGAGCGCGTCGAGAGCCTCGAAAGCGACCTGTGGGCACTGGAGAAAGATTGA
- the hisA gene encoding 1-(5-phosphoribosyl)-5-[(5-phosphoribosylamino)methylideneamino]imidazole-4-carboxamide isomerase, translating to MLIIPAIDLKDGACVRLRQGRMEDSTVFSDDPVSMAAKWVDGGCRRLHLVDLNGAFEGQPVNGEVVTAIARRYPQLPIQIGGGIRSLETIEHYVKAGVSYVIIGTKAVKQPEFVAEACRAFPGKVIVGLDAKDGFVATDGWAEVSSVQVIDLAKRFEADGVSAIVYTDIAKDGMMQGCNVPFTAALAQATRIPVIASGGIHNLGDIQALLDARTPGIIGAITGRAIYEGTLDVAEAQAFCDNYAN from the coding sequence ATGCTCATTATTCCTGCAATCGACCTCAAAGACGGCGCCTGTGTGCGCCTGCGCCAGGGCCGCATGGAAGATTCCACGGTGTTTTCCGATGACCCGGTGAGCATGGCCGCCAAATGGGTCGACGGCGGCTGCCGCCGTCTGCACCTGGTCGACCTCAATGGCGCTTTCGAAGGCCAGCCGGTCAACGGTGAAGTGGTCACCGCCATCGCCAGGCGCTACCCGCAGCTGCCGATCCAGATCGGTGGGGGCATTCGCTCGCTGGAAACCATCGAGCATTACGTCAAGGCGGGCGTCAGCTACGTGATCATCGGCACCAAGGCGGTCAAGCAGCCGGAATTCGTCGCCGAAGCCTGCCGCGCCTTCCCGGGCAAGGTCATCGTCGGCCTGGATGCCAAGGACGGTTTCGTCGCCACCGACGGCTGGGCCGAGGTCAGCAGTGTGCAGGTCATCGACCTGGCCAAGCGTTTCGAGGCCGATGGCGTCTCGGCGATCGTCTACACCGACATCGCCAAGGACGGCATGATGCAGGGCTGCAACGTGCCCTTCACCGCCGCCCTGGCCCAGGCCACGCGTATTCCAGTGATCGCTTCGGGCGGCATTCACAACCTGGGCGACATCCAGGCCCTGCTGGACGCCAGGACCCCCGGTATCATCGGCGCCATCACTGGCCGGGCGATCTACGAAGGCACCCTCGACGTCGCCGAAGCCCAGGCTTTCTGCGACAACTACGCCAACTGA